One genomic window of Cannabis sativa cultivar Pink pepper isolate KNU-18-1 chromosome 2, ASM2916894v1, whole genome shotgun sequence includes the following:
- the LOC115721300 gene encoding uncharacterized protein LOC115721300, with product MNRQVVQRSPQKNRRTPLLTKRPPLRAPITREKRRIGELAGGTAAECAAVCCCFPCALMNLLVLAVYKVPAGLCRKAWAKRKKRQRLAKMGLLPQRPSGPSGLTRDELEAEIKRVKEASLEQDKINGGGSNQGATSTVDLLEEEMWERFYGAGFWRSPSQRENEL from the coding sequence ATGAATCGTCAAGTGGTACAGCGATCGCCGCAGAAGAATCGCCGAACTCCGCTTTTAACAAAAAGACCGCCGCTTCGGGCGCCGATTACTCGAGAGAAGCGGCGAATCGGCGAGTTAGCGGGAGGTACGGCGGCTGAGTGTGCGGCGGTTTGTTGCTGTTTTCCATGTGCGTTGATGAACCTTCTGGTTCTTGCCGTTTACAAGGTTCCCGCTGGACTTTGTCGTAAGGCTTGGGCAAAGAGAAAGAAACGACAGCGTTTAGCGAAGATGGGCCTGTTACCGCAGAGGCCCAGTGGGCCTAGTGGGCTAACGCGCGATGAGCTTGAAGCGGAGATAAAGAGAGTGAAAGAGGCGTCGTTGGAGCAAGATAAGATCAACGGTGGAGGAAGTAATCAAGGAGCAACATCGACCGTTGATCTTCTTGAGGAGGAAATGTGGGAGCGATTCTACGGTGCAGGTTTCTGGAGAAGTCCTTCACAGAGAGAAAATGAATTATAA